One Cryomorphaceae bacterium 1068 DNA window includes the following coding sequences:
- the nrfD gene encoding polysulfide reductase NrfD produces the protein MHKEAAIREPLILGDKTYHDITADVVGPIENKAPKAWYVLITIAGLIALWGLGCVVYLISTGIGVWGLNKTVGWAWDITNFVWWVGIGHAGTLISAVLLLFRQKWRMAINRSAEAMTIFAVMMAALFPGIHMGRIWLAYWVFPLPNMFGSLWVNFNSPLLWDVFAISTYFSVSLVFWYIGLIPDFATIRDRMTNPLSKKIYGLLSFGWSGKAKQWSRFEEVSLVLAGLATPLVFSVHSIVSMDFATSVIPGWHTTIFPPYFVSGAVFSGFAMVLTLLLIMRKVMKLENYITVKHVEYMNIVIIVTGSIVGVAYITELFISWYSGVEYESYAFINRFSGPYFWAYWAMMTCNVVSPQLFWFKKIRTSFIATFILSIVVNIGMWFERFVIIVTSLHRDYVPSSWSMFYPTWVDIGIFIGTIGIFFTLFLLFARFFPVLALNELKTILKVSGEKYKKEDH, from the coding sequence ATGCACAAAGAAGCTGCCATAAGAGAACCGCTGATATTAGGTGATAAGACTTATCATGATATCACTGCGGATGTGGTTGGGCCAATTGAGAATAAAGCTCCTAAAGCCTGGTACGTTTTAATTACCATAGCAGGACTTATTGCTCTCTGGGGCTTAGGATGTGTCGTTTACCTGATTAGTACAGGAATCGGTGTCTGGGGTTTGAACAAAACCGTAGGCTGGGCATGGGATATTACCAACTTCGTTTGGTGGGTTGGTATTGGTCACGCAGGTACCTTGATATCTGCCGTACTATTGCTCTTCCGTCAGAAATGGAGAATGGCAATTAACCGCTCCGCAGAGGCAATGACCATCTTCGCCGTAATGATGGCCGCGCTCTTTCCTGGAATTCACATGGGAAGAATTTGGTTAGCGTATTGGGTTTTCCCATTACCAAACATGTTCGGTTCTCTATGGGTTAACTTTAACTCGCCACTTCTTTGGGATGTTTTTGCAATCTCTACTTATTTTAGCGTATCGCTGGTATTCTGGTACATTGGTTTAATTCCTGATTTTGCCACCATTCGCGATCGTATGACAAATCCGCTGTCAAAAAAGATCTACGGATTGCTCAGTTTCGGTTGGTCAGGAAAGGCGAAGCAATGGTCACGATTTGAGGAAGTATCGCTTGTGCTGGCAGGGTTAGCTACACCGCTTGTATTTTCGGTTCACTCGATTGTATCTATGGACTTTGCAACTAGTGTGATTCCCGGATGGCATACAACAATTTTCCCACCATATTTTGTATCGGGTGCGGTATTCTCCGGTTTCGCCATGGTACTTACGCTGCTCTTGATCATGCGTAAGGTGATGAAGCTTGAAAACTACATTACCGTTAAGCACGTGGAGTACATGAACATCGTAATCATAGTGACCGGTTCAATTGTCGGTGTGGCCTATATTACTGAGCTTTTTATCTCATGGTACTCGGGAGTTGAATACGAATCATATGCTTTCATCAACCGTTTCAGTGGTCCGTATTTCTGGGCATATTGGGCAATGATGACTTGCAATGTGGTAAGTCCACAATTGTTTTGGTTTAAGAAGATCAGAACCAGCTTCATTGCGACATTCATATTATCCATAGTAGTTAACATTGGAATGTGGTTCGAGCGGTTTGTAATTATCGTAACATCACTTCACCGTGACTACGTGCCTTCGAGCTGGTCAATGTTCTATCCGACTTGGGTGGATATAGGAATTTTCATTGGTACAATCGGGATATTCTTTACTCTATTCCTTTTGTTCGCAAGGTTCTTCCCTGTATTGGCTTTGAATGAATTGAAAACGATCCTGAAAGTATCGGGTGAGAAATATAAAAAAGAAGATCACTGA
- a CDS encoding TAT-variant-translocated molybdopterin oxidoreductase, with the protein MAKDKKYWVGLEELQENPEFMQNSQNEFAAQQSVDDFLSETELSKTSTNRRDFLKFLGFSVTAATVAACETPVIHSIPYVNKPEEITPGIPTYYASTYFDGQDYASIMVKTREGRPIHIKGNTKHGLNDGVVNARINSSVLSLYDGERLKQPMIDGEAVEWSAVDSKVSKALQSAADKGGNITLLMGTIISPSTQRAIDNFKAKYGEEVVNVVNYDPISLSGIRKANELTFGKSMIPDYDFSKARTIVSFGADFMNNWLFHTEYVAQYAKNRKPTGDWMSKHFHYEANLSLTGSNADVRVPIKSSDEGRALVALHNEIAGKMGSSTVSVNTDDLPMNAIKMTADELLSNKGQSLVVSGSNDPDNQVVVNAINTLLGNYGNAISTSKEMFIKQGDDAATVALVNDMKQGKVDVLIIGSSINPAYSLPNSDAFREGLAKVATSVSFALWQDETATLCNVNCPDNHYLESWNDFYPVTGHYALAQPTIGKLYNTRQNQESILAWTGDNTEYREFIKGVWKEYMIGLGAEGLLFEDFWFNAVRNGSVDVELPEMVETPELNIEAVSASARNAAKSKSVEGFEVITYSNTGIGDGSHATNPWLQELPDPISKVTWDNYIAMNPADVESMGFNMHLGQELPASTATITVNGVSETLPVVPQPGQKQGTVSIALGYGRGANEENIGKAAYRTKQYGGYDMDDDGKRIPIGSNAYRFVTVANGHMSYFVGGAKIEAAGEEYPIATTQVHHTIMGRDSVLKETSLAVFKNEPQEAYNKPHRLVVHEDGEMIKKDVDKIDLWDQHTVEGVGHHWGMVIDLSTCIGCSACVTACHSENNVPVVGKDEIRRGRDMHWMRIDRYYSSDMSLEKGEEMGMGAIDTYREMEEPEYTNPTTTFMPMMCQHCNHAPCETVCPVAATTHSNEGLNQMTYNRCIGTRYCANNCPFKVRRFNWFNYKAYDKFAEVNPSQDATARLVLNPDVTVRSRGVMEKCTMCVQRIQGGKLEAKMAGKPVQDEQIITACAEACPTNAITFGDRNDEGTRVRKAEDDKRHYYALEEIGVRPSISYKVKVRNTEV; encoded by the coding sequence ATGGCAAAAGATAAGAAGTACTGGGTCGGGCTTGAGGAGCTTCAAGAGAACCCGGAATTCATGCAAAACAGTCAGAACGAATTTGCCGCTCAACAATCTGTTGACGACTTTTTGTCAGAGACTGAATTATCAAAGACATCGACCAATCGGCGCGACTTTCTTAAATTTTTAGGATTTAGCGTTACAGCAGCTACCGTAGCAGCTTGTGAAACTCCTGTTATTCACTCCATTCCTTATGTGAATAAACCTGAGGAAATCACTCCGGGTATCCCAACATATTATGCTTCCACCTATTTTGATGGACAGGACTACGCCAGCATTATGGTGAAAACCCGTGAAGGTCGTCCGATTCATATCAAAGGAAACACCAAGCATGGTCTGAATGATGGGGTTGTAAATGCAAGAATCAACTCTTCCGTTCTGAGCCTTTACGATGGTGAACGATTGAAGCAGCCAATGATCGATGGGGAAGCAGTTGAATGGTCAGCCGTGGACTCGAAAGTATCTAAAGCTTTGCAGTCGGCAGCAGATAAAGGTGGGAACATCACTCTTTTAATGGGAACCATCATCAGCCCTTCGACCCAAAGAGCAATTGACAATTTTAAAGCGAAGTACGGAGAGGAAGTAGTAAACGTAGTTAACTACGATCCTATCTCATTAAGTGGAATCAGAAAGGCGAATGAACTGACTTTTGGAAAGTCGATGATTCCTGATTATGACTTCTCAAAAGCCCGTACCATCGTTAGTTTTGGTGCTGACTTCATGAATAACTGGCTGTTCCATACCGAGTATGTTGCGCAATATGCTAAGAACAGAAAGCCAACTGGTGACTGGATGAGCAAGCACTTCCACTACGAAGCGAATTTGTCTCTAACAGGTTCAAACGCAGATGTGCGTGTTCCGATCAAATCTTCTGATGAAGGAAGAGCGTTGGTTGCACTTCACAACGAGATTGCGGGTAAGATGGGGTCATCTACGGTGTCAGTTAATACGGATGATCTTCCGATGAACGCCATTAAGATGACCGCGGATGAACTGTTGTCAAATAAAGGTCAGTCATTGGTAGTGTCAGGAAGCAATGATCCTGATAATCAAGTTGTGGTAAACGCTATTAATACGCTCCTTGGAAACTATGGCAATGCCATCAGTACTTCCAAAGAGATGTTCATCAAGCAAGGCGATGACGCTGCAACAGTGGCTTTAGTAAATGATATGAAGCAAGGAAAAGTGGATGTGCTGATTATTGGCAGCTCCATAAACCCTGCGTACTCATTGCCTAATTCTGATGCTTTCCGCGAAGGATTGGCTAAAGTTGCAACAAGTGTTTCTTTTGCTTTGTGGCAAGACGAGACAGCTACTCTTTGCAATGTGAATTGTCCTGATAATCATTACCTCGAGTCGTGGAATGATTTCTACCCGGTCACAGGGCATTATGCGCTCGCACAGCCAACTATTGGAAAATTGTACAACACCCGTCAGAATCAAGAGAGTATTTTAGCTTGGACAGGTGATAATACCGAATACCGTGAGTTTATCAAGGGTGTTTGGAAAGAATATATGATAGGTCTTGGTGCCGAAGGACTCCTTTTTGAAGACTTTTGGTTCAATGCTGTTAGAAATGGTTCTGTTGATGTTGAGCTTCCGGAGATGGTAGAAACTCCAGAACTCAATATAGAGGCAGTATCTGCTTCTGCTCGAAATGCAGCTAAGTCAAAATCTGTTGAAGGGTTCGAAGTGATTACTTACTCTAATACAGGTATTGGAGATGGGTCGCATGCTACCAATCCATGGTTGCAAGAATTACCTGACCCGATTTCCAAGGTGACTTGGGACAATTACATTGCTATGAACCCGGCAGATGTTGAGTCAATGGGATTTAATATGCACTTGGGACAGGAGTTACCTGCATCAACCGCAACCATTACGGTGAACGGTGTCAGCGAAACGCTACCGGTGGTTCCACAACCAGGTCAAAAGCAAGGTACTGTATCTATAGCATTAGGCTATGGTAGAGGTGCCAATGAAGAGAATATTGGAAAAGCGGCATACCGAACCAAACAATACGGCGGGTATGATATGGACGACGATGGTAAAAGAATACCAATAGGATCCAATGCTTATCGCTTTGTAACGGTAGCTAATGGACACATGAGCTACTTTGTAGGTGGAGCTAAAATTGAAGCCGCAGGAGAAGAATATCCTATCGCTACCACTCAAGTTCACCACACCATTATGGGGCGTGATTCTGTTTTAAAGGAAACATCACTAGCCGTTTTCAAGAACGAACCGCAAGAAGCTTACAATAAGCCTCATAGACTCGTAGTTCACGAAGATGGTGAGATGATCAAGAAAGATGTGGACAAGATTGACCTTTGGGATCAGCATACCGTGGAAGGTGTGGGGCATCACTGGGGAATGGTTATCGATCTTTCTACTTGCATCGGTTGTAGTGCTTGTGTTACCGCGTGTCACTCAGAAAACAATGTGCCTGTTGTAGGAAAAGATGAGATCAGAAGAGGACGAGATATGCACTGGATGCGTATTGACCGTTACTACTCATCAGACATGAGTTTGGAGAAAGGCGAAGAGATGGGTATGGGTGCTATCGATACGTATCGGGAAATGGAAGAGCCTGAGTATACCAATCCGACTACTACATTCATGCCTATGATGTGTCAGCATTGTAATCACGCTCCGTGTGAAACGGTTTGTCCTGTTGCTGCTACCACACACAGTAATGAAGGTTTGAATCAGATGACATATAATCGCTGTATCGGAACTCGATACTGCGCAAACAACTGCCCGTTCAAAGTTCGTCGATTCAACTGGTTTAATTACAAAGCTTACGATAAGTTTGCTGAGGTTAACCCTTCACAAGACGCTACTGCAAGATTGGTATTGAACCCTGATGTTACCGTTCGATCTCGAGGGGTAATGGAGAAATGTACCATGTGTGTTCAGCGTATCCAAGGAGGTAAGCTTGAAGCTAAAATGGCTGGAAAACCAGTTCAAGATGAGCAGATCATCACTGCTTGTGCTGAGGCTTGTCCTACGAACGCCATCACTTTCGGAGATCGAAATGATGAAGGTACTAGAGTTAGAAAAGCAGAAGACGACAAGAGACATTACTATGCTCTTGAAGAAATTGGAGTTCGACCGAGCATTAGCTACAAGGTTAAAGTCAGAAATACTGAGGTTTAA
- a CDS encoding c-type cytochrome yields the protein MKRSFNIFLAALLVAAFAGVGEVSAQDGEKLFKANCSSCHKVDQNMTGPALKGVEERWAGKEELLYLWIKNPNAALETGDSYVKNLYNEWFPKGGLMPGQAVNDEEIAAILDYVKNWEPPVRETPKGPELAPVAVDRGLDTTWLLIVLFILLILIFSLWSVRSSLNKLQNSMLAAEGMEIQPEMSFGDKAKIWLWQNKVFVSIVSILFVVYLAVSGYEALMGVGVYQGYTPEQPIAFNHTLHAGENGVACVYCHTSALKSKHAGIPSANICMNCHKGINQGRSDEGTAEIMKIYEAVGWDMDNQEYTGEEKPIKWVKVHNLPDHAYFNHAQHYVVGEIECQECHGEIQAEYTVAGQHAPLTMGWCINCHLETEVKMEGNEYYDEIHERLKENGKDELKKYLEDGTITAKELGGWECAKCHY from the coding sequence ATGAAAAGGTCTTTTAATATATTTTTAGCAGCCCTACTTGTAGCGGCATTTGCTGGTGTTGGTGAGGTTTCTGCCCAAGACGGCGAGAAACTATTTAAGGCAAACTGTTCTTCTTGTCACAAGGTTGATCAGAACATGACAGGGCCCGCTCTGAAAGGAGTTGAGGAGCGCTGGGCTGGGAAGGAAGAGTTGCTTTATTTATGGATTAAGAACCCTAATGCAGCTCTTGAAACAGGAGATTCTTATGTAAAGAATCTCTACAATGAGTGGTTTCCGAAAGGTGGTTTGATGCCTGGTCAGGCAGTCAATGACGAGGAGATTGCTGCTATCCTGGATTATGTCAAGAATTGGGAGCCTCCTGTAAGAGAGACTCCTAAAGGGCCTGAGCTTGCTCCTGTAGCTGTGGATCGAGGTCTTGATACCACTTGGTTGCTTATTGTCCTGTTCATTCTTCTCATCCTGATTTTCTCTCTTTGGAGTGTTCGTTCTTCACTGAATAAACTTCAAAACTCTATGCTCGCAGCAGAGGGAATGGAGATCCAGCCTGAAATGTCGTTTGGCGATAAAGCCAAAATATGGCTGTGGCAAAACAAAGTTTTTGTTTCCATTGTGAGTATTCTCTTTGTGGTTTATTTGGCCGTTAGTGGATATGAGGCCCTCATGGGTGTTGGAGTTTACCAAGGCTACACTCCGGAACAACCAATTGCATTTAATCACACGCTTCACGCTGGTGAAAATGGCGTGGCTTGTGTGTATTGTCACACGAGTGCATTGAAAAGTAAGCACGCGGGAATTCCTTCGGCTAACATTTGTATGAACTGCCATAAGGGGATCAATCAAGGTAGAAGCGATGAAGGTACTGCGGAAATCATGAAGATATACGAGGCAGTAGGTTGGGATATGGATAACCAAGAGTATACGGGTGAAGAGAAGCCAATCAAATGGGTGAAAGTTCACAATCTTCCTGATCACGCTTATTTCAATCACGCGCAACACTACGTTGTAGGTGAGATTGAGTGTCAGGAATGTCACGGTGAGATTCAAGCTGAATACACTGTCGCTGGACAACACGCTCCGCTTACTATGGGCTGGTGTATCAACTGTCACCTTGAGACTGAAGTGAAGATGGAGGGTAACGAATATTATGACGAAATTCACGAGCGTCTTAAGGAGAACGGTAAAGACGAACTAAAAAAATACTTGGAAGATGGAACCATTACCGCCAAAGAATTGGGTGGATGGGAATGTGCCAAGTGTCACTATTAA
- a CDS encoding SPOR domain-containing protein has protein sequence MSKSIFLLILSSLACISTSQGQDEDAQLKERVYSRDYRTSKDSSAQNNLPGTITVIEDERITELDNLKKEYPGLQDGYRVQIFFGKRKEALDQKAKFAQSHPELPAYISYLAPNFRLRVGDFRSRTEGEKFKQEIDSEYQGCYLVKDKIELPSLEKDESKEAEDSKKD, from the coding sequence ATGTCAAAGTCTATTTTTCTCTTAATCCTAAGTTCACTAGCCTGTATTTCAACGTCTCAAGGACAAGATGAAGATGCGCAATTGAAGGAACGGGTCTACTCCAGAGATTACCGAACAAGCAAAGATTCGTCGGCGCAGAATAATCTACCAGGGACAATTACGGTTATTGAAGACGAGCGAATCACTGAATTGGACAACCTAAAGAAAGAGTATCCTGGTCTACAAGACGGTTATCGCGTTCAGATTTTCTTTGGCAAAAGAAAAGAAGCACTGGATCAGAAAGCCAAGTTTGCTCAATCGCATCCTGAGCTGCCTGCATACATATCTTATTTAGCCCCAAATTTCCGCCTTCGAGTAGGAGATTTCCGAAGCAGAACAGAAGGAGAAAAATTCAAACAAGAAATTGACTCTGAGTATCAGGGATGCTACTTGGTGAAAGACAAAATAGAGTTACCATCCTTGGAGAAAGATGAATCAAAAGAAGCGGAAGATTCAAAAAAGGACTAG
- the infB gene encoding translation initiation factor IF-2 — MPIRKASVRLSKAAKEFNVGIQTIVDTLADKGFEIESKPNAKIEPAAYEILMDEFQDSKQLKEKAKTAGKVTANKETVTIEREKEERKEREEEKEEVLIKNVQGVPDDVYKPEVKAKPGVSVVGKIDLNKDKKQQPKPEPKEEEKVEEKKEEPVAKATEEPKEEKAEPAPVAEEKKPAEPTAEEKAELEKKEKAQKEEDNTIRTNVQKLVAPTVLGKIDLPERKPKKKPVISTDPDKDTQKGRRKRKRLRTDKVDVSKPGQNKSKPKRGNERREVSKEDIDRELKETLAKLQGGGGKNKGAKNRRLKRDEHRSRAEEKLQQEAEESKLLKLTEFVTVADLASMMDVSSNEVISACMSLGIMASINQRLDAETLTIIAEEFDYEVEFTSADIQESIETEEDKPEDLVPRAPIVTVMGHVDHGKTSLLDHIRKENVIAGEAGGITQHIGAYSVEVNDGKKITFLDTPGHEAFTAMRARGAQVTDLAIIVIAADDDVMPQTKEAINHAQAAGIPMIFAFNKIDKPDSNPEKLKEQLAQMNILVEDWGGKYQSQDISAKKGTNIDELLDKVLLEAELLDLKANPKKRAIGTVIESTLDKGRGYVTTLLVEAGTMRVGDVVLAGQHTGRVKAMMNERHQNIKEAGPSVPVSMLGLSGAPNAGDRFHVMEDEREARNIATKREQLWREQGVRTQKHITLDEIGRRIAIGDFKELNVIIKGDVDGSVEALSDSLQKLSTDKIQVNVIHKAVGQITESDVLLATASDAIIVGFQVRPSGGARRIAEKEEIQIKIYSVIYAAIEEIKDAMEGMLSAKIEEKIVGNAEIRETFRISKVGTVAGCFVTDGKLNRNNMIRVIRDGIVVYSGELGSLKRFKDDVKEVSKGYECGLNVNKFNDIKVGDIIEAYEEVEVKQTLDD; from the coding sequence ATGCCAATACGCAAAGCATCGGTACGACTAAGTAAAGCAGCAAAGGAGTTTAACGTTGGTATTCAGACCATCGTTGATACCCTCGCGGACAAAGGTTTTGAGATAGAGAGCAAGCCCAATGCGAAAATTGAGCCTGCTGCCTACGAAATTCTCATGGATGAATTTCAGGACTCAAAACAACTTAAGGAGAAAGCTAAGACAGCCGGAAAGGTTACAGCCAACAAAGAGACTGTGACCATAGAGAGAGAGAAAGAAGAGCGCAAAGAGAGAGAAGAAGAGAAAGAAGAAGTTCTCATTAAAAATGTGCAAGGCGTTCCCGATGACGTTTATAAGCCTGAGGTCAAAGCGAAACCGGGAGTTTCTGTCGTTGGAAAAATAGACCTGAATAAGGATAAAAAGCAACAGCCAAAACCTGAGCCGAAAGAAGAGGAGAAGGTAGAGGAAAAGAAGGAAGAACCTGTTGCTAAGGCTACTGAGGAGCCAAAAGAGGAGAAAGCCGAGCCTGCCCCTGTAGCCGAAGAAAAGAAGCCTGCAGAGCCTACAGCCGAAGAAAAGGCTGAGCTTGAGAAGAAAGAGAAAGCTCAGAAGGAAGAGGACAATACTATACGCACCAACGTTCAAAAGCTCGTTGCGCCTACAGTACTGGGTAAGATTGATCTTCCGGAGAGGAAGCCGAAGAAAAAGCCTGTTATTAGTACTGATCCTGACAAGGATACTCAGAAAGGAAGAAGAAAGAGAAAACGTCTTCGTACCGATAAGGTTGATGTAAGCAAACCAGGTCAGAATAAGTCTAAGCCCAAAAGAGGGAATGAACGCCGTGAGGTAAGTAAAGAAGATATCGATCGCGAGTTGAAAGAAACGCTTGCTAAACTGCAAGGTGGTGGTGGAAAAAACAAAGGAGCCAAAAACAGAAGGCTCAAGCGAGATGAGCACCGTTCGCGTGCCGAAGAGAAACTCCAACAAGAAGCTGAAGAATCAAAATTACTGAAGCTAACGGAGTTCGTAACGGTGGCTGATTTAGCTTCGATGATGGACGTTAGTTCAAATGAGGTGATTTCAGCTTGTATGTCCCTTGGTATTATGGCCTCGATCAATCAGCGATTGGATGCTGAGACCTTGACTATTATTGCCGAGGAATTTGATTATGAAGTTGAGTTTACTTCCGCCGACATTCAAGAGTCAATAGAGACTGAGGAAGATAAACCCGAAGATCTGGTGCCACGCGCTCCTATCGTTACCGTAATGGGACACGTTGACCACGGTAAAACTTCGCTTCTTGACCACATTCGTAAAGAGAATGTAATAGCCGGTGAAGCCGGGGGAATAACCCAGCACATTGGCGCATACAGCGTTGAGGTAAATGACGGTAAGAAGATTACTTTCTTGGATACTCCCGGTCACGAGGCCTTTACCGCGATGCGTGCTCGTGGTGCTCAAGTTACCGACTTGGCAATTATCGTAATTGCTGCTGATGATGATGTGATGCCTCAAACAAAAGAGGCCATCAATCATGCACAAGCAGCAGGGATCCCGATGATTTTCGCTTTCAACAAAATTGATAAGCCTGATTCAAATCCCGAAAAACTTAAAGAGCAGCTGGCTCAAATGAATATTTTGGTAGAAGATTGGGGTGGTAAGTACCAGAGCCAAGATATTTCTGCCAAAAAAGGAACAAACATTGACGAGCTTTTGGATAAAGTACTTCTGGAGGCAGAACTCCTTGATTTAAAAGCAAATCCGAAGAAACGAGCAATTGGAACTGTAATCGAATCTACCTTGGATAAAGGTAGGGGGTATGTTACTACCCTTCTCGTAGAAGCAGGAACAATGCGTGTCGGAGATGTGGTATTAGCAGGCCAGCATACCGGTCGTGTTAAAGCCATGATGAATGAGCGTCATCAAAATATTAAAGAAGCCGGGCCATCCGTGCCTGTGTCAATGCTCGGTCTCAGTGGTGCGCCTAATGCAGGTGATCGTTTTCACGTGATGGAAGACGAGCGTGAAGCGCGTAACATTGCTACGAAGCGTGAGCAGCTATGGCGTGAACAAGGCGTCAGAACTCAGAAACATATTACGCTTGATGAGATCGGTCGTCGAATTGCAATCGGAGACTTTAAGGAATTAAACGTGATCATCAAAGGTGATGTGGATGGTTCTGTCGAAGCATTGAGCGATTCACTCCAAAAGCTTTCTACCGATAAGATTCAGGTCAATGTTATCCACAAAGCCGTAGGACAGATTACCGAAAGCGATGTTCTTTTGGCAACGGCTTCTGATGCGATTATCGTTGGTTTTCAAGTCCGCCCATCAGGTGGTGCTCGAAGAATAGCAGAGAAAGAAGAGATTCAAATCAAAATCTACTCTGTAATCTATGCGGCCATCGAAGAGATCAAGGATGCCATGGAAGGAATGCTTTCCGCGAAAATCGAAGAGAAGATCGTTGGAAACGCTGAAATCCGAGAGACATTCCGAATTTCAAAAGTGGGTACGGTTGCAGGTTGCTTCGTGACCGATGGAAAGCTGAATCGAAACAATATGATTCGTGTTATTCGCGATGGTATTGTAGTCTACAGTGGAGAATTGGGAAGCTTGAAACGATTCAAAGATGACGTCAAAGAAGTGTCTAAAGGCTATGAATGTGGTTTGAACGTGAACAAGTTCAACGATATTAAAGTAGGCGACATCATCGAAGCATACGAGGAAGTAGAAGTGAAACAAACACTGGACGACTAG
- the nusA gene encoding transcription termination factor NusA, producing the protein MSNVNLFDSFTEFKEFKNIDRETMMRILEDVFRNMLIKKHGTDDNFDIIINPDEGDLEIWRNREIVPDGEVEDDNAQIALTEAVKIEPDFEVGEEATEEIKLDHFGRRSILSMRQNLVSKIIELEKDSLYNKYSSRVGEIIAGEVYQVWKREILLLDDEGNELILPKSEQIPSDYFKKGDTVRAVVAKVEMRNNNPVVILSRTAPEFLERLFEMEVPEVFDGLITIKKIVRVPGERAKVAVESYDDRIDPVGACVGMKGSRIHSIVRELKNENIDVINYTANDQLLIQRSLSPAKITSIKIDGQKAEVFLKPDQVSLAIGKGGHNIKLAGKLTGFEIDVYRDSEGEDEDVDLEEFADEIDGWIIDELKKVGLDTARAVLDLAPEELVKRSDLEEETVKEIMKILSEELE; encoded by the coding sequence ATGAGCAATGTAAATTTGTTCGACTCGTTCACCGAGTTCAAAGAGTTTAAAAATATCGATCGTGAAACGATGATGCGTATTTTGGAAGATGTCTTCCGAAACATGTTAATCAAAAAACACGGTACGGATGATAACTTCGATATCATCATAAATCCTGACGAGGGAGATTTAGAGATTTGGCGTAACCGCGAAATCGTTCCTGATGGTGAGGTAGAAGATGATAACGCGCAAATAGCCTTAACTGAGGCGGTAAAAATTGAGCCTGATTTTGAAGTAGGTGAAGAAGCTACGGAAGAAATCAAGCTCGACCACTTCGGCAGGAGGTCGATTTTGTCGATGCGTCAGAATCTTGTTTCAAAGATTATTGAGCTCGAGAAAGACAGCCTTTACAACAAGTACAGCTCAAGAGTCGGCGAAATAATCGCTGGAGAAGTTTACCAGGTTTGGAAACGAGAGATCCTTTTGTTGGACGATGAAGGGAATGAATTGATTTTGCCAAAGTCTGAGCAAATCCCAAGCGACTACTTCAAGAAGGGTGACACCGTAAGAGCGGTAGTAGCCAAGGTTGAAATGCGCAATAACAATCCTGTGGTTATCTTGTCCAGAACGGCACCTGAGTTTTTGGAGCGTTTATTTGAAATGGAGGTTCCCGAGGTATTTGATGGATTGATTACCATCAAGAAAATCGTTCGAGTTCCGGGAGAAAGAGCCAAAGTAGCTGTAGAATCATACGATGATCGTATAGACCCCGTGGGTGCTTGTGTTGGGATGAAAGGTTCGAGAATTCACAGCATCGTTCGCGAATTGAAGAATGAGAATATTGATGTGATCAACTACACGGCAAATGATCAGTTGCTCATCCAGCGGTCATTAAGTCCTGCAAAGATCACCAGTATTAAGATAGATGGTCAGAAGGCCGAAGTCTTCTTAAAGCCTGATCAAGTTTCTCTAGCCATTGGTAAGGGAGGCCACAATATTAAGTTAGCCGGAAAGCTGACAGGATTCGAAATTGACGTTTACCGCGATTCTGAAGGAGAAGACGAAGACGTAGATTTGGAAGAATTTGCAGATGAAATTGATGGTTGGATCATTGATGAACTCAAGAAGGTTGGTTTGGATACAGCGAGAGCAGTACTCGACCTGGCTCCTGAAGAGTTGGTGAAGAGATCAGACCTTGAAGAGGAAACTGTCAAAGAGATAATGAAAATTTTGAGCGAAGAGTTAGAGTAG
- the rimP gene encoding ribosome assembly cofactor RimP: MITENTIRSLIAEKIEGTEYYILELEIKPGNNIRVELESMGPVSISDCVDISRQIEHNLDREAEDFSLQVSSPGIDKPLRDHRQYVKNIGRDLKVKLTGGEEVEGELLTADEKGIKLHTSRKERVPGKKKKILIEEELDLSYPEVKEAKIKINFK; the protein is encoded by the coding sequence GAAGATCGAAGGGACGGAATATTACATTCTGGAACTGGAGATTAAGCCCGGGAATAACATTCGGGTTGAGCTCGAAAGTATGGGGCCTGTATCCATCTCAGATTGCGTAGATATCAGTCGTCAGATTGAGCATAACCTCGATCGTGAAGCTGAGGATTTTTCGCTCCAAGTGAGTTCTCCGGGCATTGACAAACCTCTCAGAGATCATCGTCAGTACGTTAAGAACATTGGTAGGGATTTGAAGGTGAAGTTGACGGGAGGAGAAGAAGTTGAAGGTGAGTTATTGACTGCGGATGAAAAAGGGATCAAGTTGCATACGAGCAGAAAGGAGCGCGTACCTGGAAAAAAGAAGAAAATACTTATTGAAGAAGAATTGGATCTGTCTTACCCTGAAGTAAAGGAGGCCAAAATCAAAATCAATTTCAAATAA